In the genome of Ralstonia pickettii DTP0602, one region contains:
- a CDS encoding hypothetical protein (K01501: E3.5.5.1; nitrilase [EC:3.5.5.1]): protein MTKFVAAVVQAAPVPGDTAASVNKAAALIAEARQRGAEVALFPEAFIGGYPKGADFHIFIGARTPEGRQEYARYQGRAIRLPGPETDALGQAARDASMYVVIGVIEREGGTLYCTALYFGPDGALLGKHRKLMPTAAERLCWGFGDGSTLDVVETPWGPLGAVICWENYMPLLRTAMYGKGIAIYCTPTADDRDSWVATARHIALEGRCFVLSACQYLTRASFPGDMHNRLSDDGNAVLMRGGSMIIDPLGRVLAGPDYNGEVTLTAELDTEEIARGQFDFDPVGHYARPDIFKLIVNESPTPAVIFSQRGVAGVDK from the coding sequence ATGACAAAATTTGTCGCCGCAGTGGTGCAGGCCGCGCCGGTTCCCGGGGATACGGCGGCCTCGGTGAACAAGGCTGCGGCTCTGATTGCAGAGGCACGCCAGCGCGGGGCCGAGGTCGCGCTCTTTCCGGAGGCGTTCATTGGCGGCTACCCCAAGGGAGCGGACTTCCACATTTTCATCGGCGCTCGCACGCCAGAGGGCCGGCAGGAATACGCCCGATATCAGGGTCGTGCGATTCGGTTGCCGGGCCCTGAGACCGATGCCTTGGGACAGGCCGCGCGCGATGCCTCGATGTATGTCGTGATAGGCGTGATCGAGCGGGAGGGCGGTACGCTGTACTGTACCGCGCTGTACTTCGGCCCCGACGGCGCACTACTTGGCAAGCACCGAAAACTGATGCCAACCGCGGCAGAACGCTTGTGCTGGGGATTTGGCGACGGATCTACCCTCGACGTCGTGGAAACGCCCTGGGGTCCGCTGGGGGCGGTCATCTGCTGGGAGAACTACATGCCGTTGCTCCGCACGGCAATGTATGGCAAAGGGATCGCGATCTACTGTACCCCGACTGCGGACGATCGGGATAGCTGGGTGGCAACAGCCAGGCATATTGCACTCGAGGGCCGGTGTTTTGTCTTGTCGGCATGTCAGTATCTGACGCGCGCAAGTTTTCCCGGCGACATGCATAACCGCCTCTCCGATGACGGGAATGCCGTGCTGATGCGTGGCGGAAGCATGATCATTGATCCGCTTGGCCGGGTTCTTGCAGGCCCGGACTACAACGGCGAAGTCACCCTGACTGCCGAGCTCGATACTGAGGAGATTGCGCGTGGCCAGTTTGACTTCGATCCTGTGGGCCACTACGCGCGTCCGGATATCTTCAAGCTGATCGTCAACGAAAGTCCGACGCCAGCGGTCATTTTTTCTCAAAGAGGCGTGGCTGGCGTGGATAAGTAG
- a CDS encoding hypothetical protein (K00459: E1.13.12.16; nitronate monooxygenase [EC:1.13.12.16]), with protein sequence MAIDTRLTALLEVDHPVLLAPMDLVAGGALAAAVSTAGGFGLIGGGYGDESWLERQFAAAGDARVGVGFITWTLARNPRCLDFALERKPAAVMLSFGNPAPHAETIKRSGALLICGVQAVDQAREALACGADIIVTQGTEGAGHACSRTTFTLVPEVVDLCGEVPVVAAGGIADGRGLAAALMLGASGVLMGTRFYATVESAGHADAKARIVSAVGDETIRSILFDIVRCNVWPAPYNGRVLRNSFSQVWEGRETALLQHPQEAERYRQARERGDFNVAAVIAGEVVGLVHDIPPAAEVVRNIVAEAEGRLRSFAH encoded by the coding sequence ATGGCGATCGACACTCGGTTGACTGCACTCCTTGAGGTTGACCACCCTGTTTTGCTGGCGCCGATGGATCTGGTAGCCGGTGGGGCGCTTGCTGCCGCCGTGTCGACGGCAGGCGGATTCGGTCTGATCGGGGGCGGATATGGTGACGAAAGCTGGCTGGAACGGCAGTTCGCTGCCGCCGGAGATGCGCGAGTTGGCGTCGGCTTTATCACGTGGACCCTGGCACGCAATCCGCGCTGTCTCGATTTCGCGCTGGAGCGCAAGCCCGCGGCGGTCATGCTTTCGTTCGGCAACCCTGCGCCGCATGCCGAGACGATCAAGCGTAGCGGCGCTCTCCTGATCTGTGGTGTGCAGGCAGTCGACCAGGCACGAGAAGCCCTTGCATGTGGCGCAGATATTATCGTCACCCAGGGCACGGAGGGCGCAGGTCACGCTTGTTCGCGAACGACGTTCACTTTGGTTCCCGAGGTTGTCGATCTATGCGGCGAGGTGCCAGTAGTTGCGGCTGGAGGCATTGCGGACGGACGCGGATTGGCGGCGGCATTGATGCTCGGGGCGAGCGGCGTGTTGATGGGAACGCGCTTCTACGCGACGGTCGAATCCGCGGGCCATGCCGATGCCAAAGCGCGAATCGTGTCCGCCGTCGGAGATGAAACCATCCGCAGTATTCTGTTCGATATTGTGCGCTGCAACGTTTGGCCTGCACCTTACAACGGGCGCGTGTTGAGGAATAGCTTCTCGCAAGTATGGGAAGGACGCGAAACTGCACTGCTTCAACACCCGCAAGAGGCGGAGCGCTATCGCCAGGCCCGTGAGCGAGGAGATTTCAACGTCGCCGCAGTCATCGCGGGTGAGGTGGTTGGCCTGGTTCATGACATTCCGCCCGCCGCCGAGGTAGTTCGGAATATCGTCGCCGAGGCTGAAGGCAGGCTCAGGAGTTTCGCACACTAA